The proteins below come from a single Methanobacterium formicicum DSM 3637 genomic window:
- a CDS encoding glycosyltransferase family 4 protein gives MSDDSSTRILFIHNTIMWYRIPFFRALSDIYSMNYLFNHPDISQTLYGVETQGEIDGMEGVNYTLLTNHLGVAWGLTGAVWGDYQVLVGGSWDSIPEIMESIYCFSVSWLRRKPVILWREDWGWEDESLKSRLLKPFIKWMVQTASAIVVPGTRHREYFLDLGAKPEKTFIMPNVSNQTVQEHDPEDITQWEGMEDLSGKRIVLYVGRLIERKGVQYIIQAIKMSKSEDAVLLIVGSGEYEDELKSMVRELGLENRVIFTGNVSQDELVSYYFQSDLVVIPSITLGIGDPWVLVLNEAMYYKKPVVATDAVGAASDMIIEGENGFTVPEKDASALQEAIDRIMEDDDLRSKMGQRSFQIIQEGFCYPHMVEGFQKAVNYVLRK, from the coding sequence ATGAGCGATGATTCATCAACCCGGATACTTTTCATACACAACACCATAATGTGGTACCGCATACCCTTTTTCAGGGCATTATCTGATATTTATTCCATGAATTACCTTTTCAATCATCCAGACATCTCCCAAACGCTCTACGGAGTGGAAACTCAGGGCGAAATAGATGGCATGGAGGGTGTTAACTACACACTCCTGACCAATCATTTGGGTGTTGCCTGGGGATTAACCGGTGCAGTGTGGGGTGATTATCAGGTCCTGGTAGGTGGTAGCTGGGATAGTATCCCTGAGATCATGGAGAGTATTTACTGTTTTAGTGTGTCCTGGCTTCGAAGGAAACCAGTTATTCTCTGGAGGGAGGATTGGGGCTGGGAAGATGAGTCCCTGAAATCCAGGTTACTGAAGCCGTTTATTAAATGGATGGTCCAAACTGCCAGTGCCATCGTGGTTCCTGGAACCAGACACCGGGAATACTTCCTTGATCTGGGTGCAAAACCTGAAAAAACATTTATCATGCCCAATGTCAGTAATCAAACCGTTCAAGAACATGACCCAGAAGATATAACTCAGTGGGAAGGGATGGAAGATCTTTCCGGGAAAAGAATCGTTCTTTATGTGGGGCGGTTAATTGAAAGAAAAGGGGTTCAGTACATTATTCAGGCTATTAAAATGAGCAAAAGTGAAGATGCGGTTCTGTTAATAGTGGGTAGTGGGGAATATGAAGATGAGCTTAAAAGTATGGTCCGGGAACTGGGACTGGAGAACCGGGTGATATTTACAGGTAATGTTTCCCAGGATGAACTGGTATCTTACTATTTTCAGAGTGATCTGGTTGTGATTCCCTCCATAACCCTGGGAATTGGTGATCCCTGGGTGCTGGTACTGAACGAAGCCATGTACTATAAAAAGCCAGTAGTGGCCACCGATGCAGTGGGCGCAGCCAGTGACATGATCATTGAAGGTGAAAACGGATTCACTGTCCCGGAAAAGGATGCCAGTGCACTTCAGGAGGCCATTGACAGGATAATGGAAGATGATGATCTAAGATCTAAGATGGGTCAAAGATCATTCCAGATTATCCAGGAAGGATTCTGTTATCCCCACATGGTGGAAGGATTCCAGAAAGCAGTGAATTATGTTTTGAGAAAATAA
- a CDS encoding DUF2206 domain-containing protein: protein MIKSTLNRIKNFNRFEWVLSVLILLIVTDLIILLDIGLLKQTLPFIFFTVVPGLLLVNALKMHKMDFLKKIVLSVGLSISLLIFTGFVLNLLYPYLSKPLAMEPLLLALNLEVIIFTLLDYHRSGQSFSMERIFNFQLNYPGKLVSPLLFPLLFPVLAIMGTYLMNNYLNNIILMVLLLSIPLYLVVIFYFKDRLNPLTFPLSLWLIGMGILLMHGLTSSHIMGRDVHAEYYCFQLTLSNLHWDINTYYNPYNACLDITILPTMYQVLTGMAGEYIFKLYFSLIGSFIPLVLYLVSRKYFKTEYAFFAGLLFVFQLFFINLTGAVRQEIAILFFFLAVMILFDSYLEKMVQRKFLFLIFIFSLIMSHYTTSYVALGLTVPILLLPFVKGVIKERKLNFKNFDLILLYLLFLAVWFMIYAKVQFNAAGDVVAATAGIAGGASGGAGGGRDALVLSVLGIGLKSLPNTISAIVNDAVFLMMGIGLFAIFRDHKKWRKILDDEFIVGILLSITLLAMFVILPGVSFFYGADRLFFQLLIFTAPLFIIGVIKFSNIIKKPQWKPAIFLVLLISMFMVGTHLQYHLTGTPYSAEYDSTGSIRGENFIFDQEVIAAQWLNQYSDPNQKIYADSIGGSRLMLGNISIYRPSGINFETNKTLPGYIFLGYVGTRQGNVYETLDVIGDWSSFNYLFQDKSRIYDNYYAEVYQ, encoded by the coding sequence ATGATTAAAAGTACTTTAAACAGGATCAAAAACTTCAATCGATTTGAATGGGTTTTATCAGTCTTAATCTTACTGATTGTAACCGATCTCATCATCTTACTTGACATTGGTCTTTTAAAACAAACCCTTCCATTTATCTTCTTTACAGTAGTCCCTGGATTACTCCTGGTTAACGCTTTAAAAATGCATAAAATGGATTTTTTGAAGAAAATAGTTTTAAGTGTGGGTCTAAGTATTTCACTCTTAATATTTACTGGATTTGTGCTTAACCTTCTTTATCCATATTTGTCTAAGCCCCTGGCAATGGAACCTTTGCTTTTAGCTTTGAACCTGGAAGTTATCATTTTCACCTTGCTGGATTACCATCGCAGTGGCCAATCTTTCAGTATGGAACGTATCTTTAACTTTCAGTTAAACTACCCTGGAAAACTAGTTTCCCCATTACTGTTCCCATTGCTGTTTCCGGTACTAGCGATCATGGGCACTTATCTCATGAATAACTATCTGAATAACATTATTTTGATGGTTTTGCTACTTTCCATCCCACTGTATCTGGTTGTGATCTTCTACTTTAAAGACCGTTTAAATCCCCTTACATTTCCGTTATCACTGTGGTTAATTGGAATGGGAATACTACTCATGCACGGGCTTACTTCCAGTCATATAATGGGCAGGGATGTGCACGCTGAATATTACTGTTTCCAGTTAACTCTATCCAACCTTCACTGGGATATCAACACCTATTATAACCCCTACAATGCCTGTCTGGACATTACAATATTACCCACCATGTACCAGGTTCTCACAGGTATGGCTGGGGAGTACATATTTAAACTTTACTTCAGTCTTATTGGATCTTTTATTCCCCTGGTGCTGTATCTGGTATCCAGGAAATATTTCAAAACAGAATACGCCTTTTTCGCAGGCCTTCTGTTTGTATTCCAGCTGTTCTTCATAAACTTAACCGGTGCTGTGCGTCAGGAAATAGCAATTCTATTCTTCTTCCTGGCAGTGATGATCCTGTTCGATAGTTACCTGGAAAAGATGGTGCAGAGGAAATTCCTGTTTCTCATATTTATCTTTTCACTGATAATGTCCCACTACACCACTTCCTATGTGGCTCTGGGATTGACGGTTCCCATACTCCTTTTACCATTTGTTAAGGGAGTCATCAAGGAACGAAAACTCAACTTTAAAAATTTCGACCTTATCTTGTTGTACCTGCTGTTCCTGGCGGTTTGGTTTATGATTTACGCCAAAGTACAGTTCAATGCTGCTGGAGATGTTGTGGCAGCCACTGCTGGGATTGCAGGGGGCGCTAGTGGTGGTGCAGGCGGAGGTAGAGATGCCCTGGTTTTAAGTGTTCTGGGAATAGGTTTAAAATCACTGCCCAACACCATCAGCGCTATTGTAAACGATGCTGTATTCCTGATGATGGGAATCGGACTTTTCGCCATCTTCAGGGATCATAAAAAGTGGAGGAAGATTCTGGATGATGAATTCATAGTAGGTATACTCCTTTCCATCACCTTACTTGCCATGTTCGTCATCTTACCCGGAGTATCATTCTTCTACGGAGCAGATCGGCTTTTCTTCCAGCTTTTAATATTCACTGCCCCACTTTTCATTATTGGAGTTATTAAATTCTCCAATATAATCAAAAAACCACAATGGAAACCCGCCATATTCCTGGTACTGTTAATATCAATGTTCATGGTTGGTACTCATCTCCAGTATCACCTTACCGGAACACCCTACTCTGCAGAGTACGATAGCACGGGTAGTATAAGGGGTGAGAATTTCATCTTCGACCAGGAAGTGATCGCTGCCCAGTGGTTGAACCAGTACAGTGATCCCAACCAAAAGATATATGCAGATTCTATTGGTGGTTCCCGACTTATGCTGGGCAATATCAGCATTTACCGGCCCAGTGGAATAAATTTCGAGACAAACAAAACATTGCCCGGTTATATTTTCCTGGGATATGTAGGCACCAGACAGGGAAATGTCTATGAAACCCTGGATGTTATTGGTGACTGGTCCAGTTTCAACTACCTTTTCCAGGATAAAAGCAGGATCTACGATAACTACTACGCCGAGGTTTACCAATGA
- a CDS encoding glycosyltransferase family 4 protein, which produces MKICIVSNLYPPHIIGGAEIIVAKLAESLTERGHEVLVITTSPEKEESTDSVRGVKVHRINPWNVYTVYDHQDKSAPKKALWHSIDIWNPNSLQKVKKILEDEKPDVVHVNNFKGFSMSIFKAVKDCDIPLVFTAHDCSLICPRANLLHANGEICEDPQMVCNVYRNLQRRLINGKVDWLTAPSQFIIDKLKSFNFFNDVKTSRIPLGVELDSERFTKDYQTIDIAYMGGLNRIKGVHVLIKAFKELKNEHIRLHIYGKGIDEDAFKEIAGGDPRIIFHGYLERDQLLDSYHKANLTVLPSICYDNSPMMIYESLTSSTPVVASRIGGIPELIENKHNGYLFQPGNEKELRMILEEIIENPESLKPLEKGAFESASSYSMENYVKSFEDIYKTLKLQ; this is translated from the coding sequence ATGAAGATCTGTATTGTTTCCAATCTTTACCCTCCCCATATCATTGGTGGGGCAGAAATAATAGTGGCTAAGCTGGCCGAATCCCTCACTGAAAGGGGTCATGAGGTTCTGGTGATCACCACCAGCCCTGAGAAGGAAGAATCCACAGATTCAGTAAGGGGAGTGAAGGTCCACCGGATCAATCCATGGAATGTTTACACAGTTTACGATCATCAGGATAAATCTGCGCCTAAAAAAGCATTATGGCACAGTATTGATATTTGGAATCCTAATTCTCTCCAGAAAGTTAAAAAGATTTTAGAAGATGAAAAACCAGATGTGGTACATGTTAACAACTTCAAAGGGTTTTCCATGTCCATTTTTAAAGCAGTGAAAGATTGTGACATTCCACTGGTATTCACGGCCCATGACTGTTCCCTGATATGTCCACGGGCCAATCTCTTACACGCAAATGGGGAGATCTGTGAAGACCCCCAGATGGTGTGTAATGTGTACCGTAACCTGCAGCGAAGGTTAATCAATGGGAAAGTGGACTGGTTAACTGCACCTTCCCAGTTCATAATCGATAAATTAAAGTCATTTAACTTCTTCAATGATGTTAAAACCTCCAGGATACCGCTGGGTGTTGAACTAGACTCTGAGAGATTCACTAAAGATTACCAAACCATAGATATTGCTTATATGGGTGGTTTAAACCGGATTAAAGGGGTTCATGTACTCATAAAGGCATTTAAGGAACTAAAAAATGAGCATATTCGGTTACACATTTATGGTAAGGGGATTGATGAAGATGCATTTAAAGAGATTGCTGGTGGTGATCCCCGCATTATCTTCCATGGTTACCTGGAACGGGATCAGCTCCTGGACTCATATCATAAAGCCAACCTTACTGTTCTTCCTTCTATATGTTACGATAATTCACCAATGATGATCTACGAGAGTTTGACCAGCAGCACCCCTGTGGTGGCCAGTAGAATTGGTGGAATTCCAGAATTAATTGAAAACAAACACAATGGCTATCTTTTCCAGCCCGGAAATGAAAAAGAACTTCGAATGATATTGGAGGAAATAATTGAAAATCCAGAATCATTAAAACCACTTGAAAAGGGTGCATTTGAATCTGCATCCAGTTATAGTATGGAAAATTACGTTAAATCATTTGAAGATATCTACAAAACTTTAAAATTACAGTGA
- a CDS encoding glycosyltransferase family 4 protein: MNILQTPVRFYPFIGGVENYVYYLSQELVKSGHEIQVICANDPPSPETEILKGIKVKRIPYYGKIANTNITPSLPLEISRTDFDIMHTHLPTPWSADWSMIIGKLKKKPLVLSYYNDIIGSGLSNYFARFYNSTSLKLLLKAAQRIIIIQEDYIHFSPYLEEYQDKVVVVPCGVDTSTFYPTNPKKDEKSSDMFFLSVLDDFHKYKGLDYLLEALTEVKQEIPDVKLIVGGKGNLINYYQKQVKSLGLEGNVEFHGFIPEESLLEYYNQCQAFVLPSISSAQEGFGIVALEALACAKPVISTEIVGISKDIKKTNSGVIVTPRDSASLAGAILDVLKSKNSSKMGQNGRKLVEDRYTWKRVAMMTEAIYKELI, translated from the coding sequence ATGAACATATTACAGACCCCAGTAAGGTTTTATCCATTTATTGGAGGAGTGGAAAATTACGTTTACTATTTATCACAGGAACTGGTAAAATCAGGCCATGAAATACAGGTTATCTGTGCAAACGATCCCCCATCACCTGAAACAGAAATTTTAAAGGGAATAAAGGTTAAAAGAATTCCTTACTATGGTAAAATTGCCAATACTAATATTACACCCAGTTTACCCCTGGAAATCTCCCGAACTGATTTTGATATCATGCACACCCACTTACCCACACCATGGAGTGCAGACTGGAGTATGATCATCGGTAAATTGAAAAAGAAACCACTGGTTCTTTCTTACTACAACGATATTATTGGTTCCGGTTTATCCAACTACTTTGCCAGATTCTACAATTCCACCAGTTTAAAACTCCTGTTAAAAGCAGCCCAACGAATAATAATCATCCAGGAAGATTACATTCACTTTTCACCCTACCTGGAAGAATATCAGGATAAAGTGGTGGTGGTACCCTGTGGAGTGGATACCAGCACATTCTATCCCACAAACCCCAAAAAAGACGAAAAATCAAGTGATATGTTCTTTTTAAGTGTTCTGGATGATTTTCATAAATATAAAGGATTGGATTATTTACTAGAGGCCCTGACTGAGGTTAAACAGGAAATACCTGATGTTAAACTTATTGTAGGTGGAAAGGGTAATCTGATCAATTACTACCAGAAACAGGTTAAATCTCTAGGCTTAGAAGGAAACGTGGAGTTCCATGGATTCATACCAGAAGAGAGTCTTCTGGAATATTACAATCAATGCCAGGCATTTGTTCTTCCATCCATATCTTCAGCCCAGGAAGGTTTTGGTATTGTGGCCCTGGAAGCCCTGGCCTGTGCAAAACCAGTGATAAGTACTGAAATAGTTGGAATATCTAAAGATATTAAAAAAACCAATTCAGGAGTAATTGTAACCCCCAGAGATTCAGCATCTCTGGCCGGTGCCATACTTGATGTTCTAAAATCAAAAAACAGTTCAAAAATGGGACAAAACGGCCGTAAACTTGTTGAAGATAGGTACACATGGAAGAGAGTGGCCATGATGACCGAAGCAATTTACAAAGAGCTGATTTAA
- a CDS encoding glycosyltransferase family 4 protein, giving the protein MKIAFIYDAMYPWVTGGAEKRVYELATRLAKRGHQVHCYSWGWWWPDNGQNDITIDGIHLHGVGKPMDLYKDDKRSIKEAITFAWKLLPVINQEKFDVVDCQGFPFFSCFTAKQHSMRGKSTLIITLLEVWGDYWYHYMGKIGIFGKLIEKITLKLSNRIICISPRTDRELHKISKTKDSVVIPPGINFNRIQEIRPFSENSEKWDIIYAGRLIRDKQVDLLIKSVSNVKKTHPGVKCLIIGEGPEENKLQNLCKNLDLEDSVEFTGFLEHQEDLISRFKSTKILVLPSRREGFGMVVVEANACGLPVVVINSPLNAAVDLIENDKNGFIADSDPEDLSRKIVLALENSTTMEESCVNAAREYDWEEIVSKLERFYQESL; this is encoded by the coding sequence ATGAAGATCGCCTTTATCTACGATGCCATGTACCCCTGGGTTACCGGAGGGGCCGAAAAAAGAGTGTATGAACTTGCCACTCGTCTGGCCAAGAGAGGACATCAGGTACACTGCTATTCATGGGGGTGGTGGTGGCCAGATAATGGCCAGAACGATATAACCATTGACGGAATACACCTCCATGGAGTGGGTAAACCAATGGATCTTTATAAAGATGATAAAAGATCCATCAAAGAAGCAATAACATTTGCCTGGAAACTTTTACCGGTCATAAACCAGGAAAAATTTGATGTTGTGGATTGCCAGGGATTTCCATTTTTTTCCTGTTTCACGGCCAAACAACATTCTATGCGTGGAAAATCCACACTGATCATAACCCTTCTGGAAGTGTGGGGTGATTACTGGTACCATTACATGGGAAAAATCGGGATTTTTGGGAAGTTGATCGAAAAAATAACCCTGAAACTGAGTAACCGGATCATCTGCATATCACCCCGAACTGATCGGGAGCTACATAAGATCAGTAAAACGAAAGATTCCGTGGTTATTCCTCCTGGAATAAATTTCAACAGAATCCAGGAGATCAGACCATTCTCAGAAAATAGTGAAAAATGGGATATAATTTATGCAGGAAGACTCATAAGGGATAAACAGGTTGATCTCCTCATTAAATCTGTGAGTAACGTTAAAAAAACTCATCCGGGTGTTAAATGTCTTATTATTGGAGAAGGACCCGAAGAAAATAAACTGCAGAATCTGTGTAAAAATCTGGATCTGGAAGACTCGGTGGAATTCACCGGATTTTTAGAACATCAGGAAGATCTTATTTCTCGCTTTAAATCCACTAAAATTCTGGTTTTGCCTTCCAGGAGAGAAGGTTTTGGAATGGTGGTAGTGGAAGCCAATGCTTGCGGACTACCGGTGGTGGTGATTAACAGCCCACTTAATGCTGCCGTGGACCTGATAGAAAACGATAAAAATGGATTTATTGCTGACTCAGACCCAGAAGACCTCTCCAGAAAAATAGTTCTGGCCCTGGAAAACAGTACCACCATGGAAGAAAGTTGTGTTAATGCCGCTAGGGAATATGATTGGGAAGAAATTGTAAGTAAACTGGAAAGATTTTACCAGGAAAGCCTCTAA
- a CDS encoding glycosyltransferase family 2 protein: protein MKVSVVIPALNEEGIVGKTVKTVPIQKLHDIGLETEILVVDNASTDNTSNEASEAGARVVLETKRGYGNAYRRGFKEATGDIIVMGDADGTYPFDEMAEFIQPILKGDAEFIMGSRLKGDIRPGAMPALHKYIGNPFLTWVLNALFHTGISDAHCGMRAMTREALDKMNLKTAGMEFASEMVIEASRKNLKIAEVPITYYPRGGESKLSSFSDGWRHLRFMMMYRPGPFLLIPGTIALLFGILLTAIVVIQGISRMHSLMLGGLLLLIGYQMLLSWIYFGAFGDAYGFSRSSGTIKKIMSYHSLEKELFLGAVLLAAGIIIGLFVLYNWSTGGFGPLYQIQSTVLAMILSILGIQTIFSGMFLSLLLLNKEEKKD from the coding sequence ATGAAAGTTTCTGTCGTTATCCCCGCTTTGAATGAAGAAGGTATTGTGGGCAAAACTGTTAAAACAGTGCCCATCCAAAAATTGCATGATATTGGTCTTGAAACAGAAATACTGGTGGTTGATAATGCATCCACTGATAATACGTCCAATGAAGCTTCTGAAGCTGGAGCAAGAGTTGTTTTAGAAACCAAAAGAGGTTATGGTAATGCTTACCGCCGTGGATTTAAAGAAGCCACTGGTGATATAATTGTAATGGGAGATGCAGATGGAACATACCCTTTTGATGAAATGGCTGAATTCATTCAACCAATTTTGAAAGGCGATGCCGAGTTTATCATGGGGTCAAGATTAAAAGGAGATATAAGGCCCGGTGCAATGCCTGCCCTACACAAATACATAGGTAACCCTTTTCTCACCTGGGTTTTAAATGCGCTTTTCCACACTGGAATATCTGATGCTCACTGTGGAATGAGAGCTATGACCAGAGAAGCTCTGGATAAAATGAATCTTAAAACTGCGGGTATGGAATTTGCGTCTGAAATGGTTATAGAAGCATCCCGTAAGAATCTTAAGATCGCTGAAGTACCCATTACCTATTATCCTCGTGGTGGAGAATCAAAGCTCAGTTCATTTTCCGATGGATGGAGACACCTTCGTTTTATGATGATGTACCGACCGGGCCCATTCTTATTAATACCCGGTACTATCGCACTGCTTTTCGGAATACTGCTTACTGCAATTGTAGTGATACAGGGAATATCCAGAATGCACTCCCTGATGTTAGGTGGATTATTACTGTTAATTGGTTACCAGATGCTCCTTTCCTGGATTTACTTTGGAGCATTCGGAGATGCCTATGGATTCAGTAGAAGTTCAGGAACCATCAAAAAAATAATGAGTTATCACTCCCTTGAAAAAGAACTGTTTTTAGGTGCAGTTCTTCTGGCAGCAGGAATTATTATCGGATTATTTGTACTTTACAACTGGAGTACCGGTGGTTTTGGACCACTGTACCAGATCCAGAGTACAGTGCTGGCCATGATACTATCCATACTGGGAATACAGACCATATTCTCTGGAATGTTTTTAAGTCTGTTACTCTTAAACAAAGAGGAAAAAAAGGATTAA